A genomic stretch from Verrucomicrobiota bacterium includes:
- a CDS encoding glycosyl hydrolase: protein MSNPATEGKYNDRGDRKTVQHILEGNIVNGIDARANFYRYLDDAADFFNAMKDDKGKLIPIFFRPLYEQYHNTFWWSGNAASAEQYNQLWYEMVSYLLDTKGVRNLIYIISPNKADTMVEYMEQFPGHDWVDGYGIDWYNSTDFSKSIEPASELIVGMAREHNKIAVLSEIGVKDGMASGTQANWYCSHALRLEANPVASEVAWFLQWSSKLGNKKSWTPVREKYRPDIAHVLPDFEKFYNNGWTMFENEIAPLRIYDFKSKSPVPIITTTELRGVSSQASYLQSIAVTGGDGPLTWSLEAGELPAGLALNQNTGQISGRVTGGEGEYGIAIRVSDADGDSDVRIFAIDVVPSDDLEGGLIIHLDATIQGSIVGNPVTRWKDQSRNKKHANVYHNSITYPSADLFASGSSSLDFGVEASALELFGATDSDAWLDQSVPKAQGFAVLLAYKRVEDTGKTREDLLGNNSKTGSGFLMRMFNGTLQSSLNGKTLSQGGSVAVGDSIVIGVNYDQDSGLFELWDSLSGSTSSTMVGAKDFSENAPVLLGMSTNNTRYLNGLVGEVKIFSRKLNALEFELEQDQFVSKWIANAGGGSISPVLLLHLDATKALNVEGSPVNRWLDTSGLNNHAVPYAGSVVYPSAQSFPSGLKGLDFGDEQNAFDLFANGGDSWLDQSAGATGFALFIAYKRTGNTSPQDLVGNSSVSGGFCIKLSSNGTPKVILGSQELTQLKSLTVGDSAIIAVNYNAGSGRLELWDSLSNSTVEGLVAAADFTVNRAVRLGTTSKSGRHAHGIIGEVKLFEGAMNAVEFAAEQKVMASKWLWDEMDYWASGLGVDIGDKNGDFDGDGLSNLVEYALGGAPMDRSVKAVPVGVEISEDYILFSHRKLIDDAGFIYQIQTSPNLEPGSWTDINPSIGNVKVVDGVYENVENLIENGPGSLFIRTKIMD, encoded by the coding sequence ATGTCCAACCCAGCTACTGAAGGAAAATACAATGACCGTGGGGACAGGAAAACAGTTCAGCATATTCTTGAAGGTAATATCGTAAATGGCATAGATGCACGTGCTAATTTTTACAGATATCTTGATGATGCAGCAGACTTTTTCAATGCCATGAAAGACGATAAGGGTAAATTGATACCCATCTTTTTTCGCCCTTTGTATGAGCAATACCATAATACCTTCTGGTGGTCAGGGAACGCGGCCAGTGCAGAGCAGTATAACCAGTTGTGGTATGAGATGGTGAGTTACCTTCTGGACACCAAAGGAGTGCGCAATCTCATCTATATCATCTCTCCGAATAAGGCCGATACCATGGTTGAATATATGGAACAATTTCCAGGACACGACTGGGTGGATGGTTATGGAATTGATTGGTATAACTCGACAGATTTTTCCAAGTCGATCGAGCCTGCCAGCGAGTTGATTGTCGGTATGGCAAGGGAGCACAATAAAATTGCCGTGCTCTCCGAAATCGGTGTCAAGGATGGTATGGCATCCGGGACTCAGGCTAACTGGTATTGCAGTCACGCTTTGCGGCTTGAGGCAAACCCGGTGGCCTCCGAGGTCGCTTGGTTCCTTCAATGGTCGTCGAAATTAGGTAATAAAAAATCATGGACACCCGTAAGAGAAAAGTATCGGCCAGATATCGCACATGTATTACCCGATTTTGAAAAGTTTTATAACAATGGCTGGACGATGTTTGAAAATGAAATTGCCCCCCTACGTATCTACGATTTTAAGTCGAAAAGTCCAGTTCCTATCATTACCACAACCGAGTTAAGAGGTGTTTCAAGCCAAGCTAGCTACTTACAAAGCATAGCGGTGACAGGTGGAGATGGTCCCTTAACTTGGTCGTTGGAGGCGGGTGAACTGCCAGCGGGGTTGGCATTAAATCAAAATACGGGTCAGATTAGTGGAAGAGTCACTGGTGGTGAGGGTGAGTATGGTATTGCCATTCGAGTCAGCGATGCCGATGGAGATTCTGATGTGCGGATTTTTGCGATAGATGTTGTGCCTTCTGATGACTTAGAAGGAGGGTTGATCATCCATTTGGATGCAACGATCCAGGGGTCTATAGTGGGTAATCCCGTGACTCGTTGGAAGGATCAGTCTCGGAATAAAAAGCACGCCAACGTGTATCACAATTCGATTACGTATCCTAGCGCCGATCTATTTGCTTCTGGTTCCAGTAGTCTGGATTTTGGTGTGGAAGCCAGTGCCCTGGAGTTATTTGGGGCAACTGATTCTGATGCTTGGTTGGATCAGTCTGTTCCAAAGGCCCAGGGGTTTGCTGTATTGTTGGCCTACAAACGGGTGGAGGACACTGGTAAAACCCGAGAAGACCTATTGGGTAATAACTCCAAGACAGGCTCGGGTTTTTTAATGCGTATGTTCAATGGAACCCTACAATCTTCTCTGAATGGAAAGACATTGAGTCAAGGCGGGTCTGTGGCAGTAGGAGATAGCATCGTGATAGGCGTAAATTATGATCAGGATAGTGGGCTCTTCGAGCTTTGGGACTCACTAAGTGGCTCAACGAGTAGCACGATGGTAGGTGCAAAGGATTTCTCGGAAAACGCTCCGGTGCTTTTGGGTATGTCTACCAACAACACAAGATATCTAAACGGTCTTGTTGGTGAGGTGAAAATTTTTAGTCGAAAGCTAAATGCGCTTGAGTTTGAGTTGGAGCAGGATCAATTTGTTTCCAAGTGGATAGCAAATGCCGGTGGTGGAAGTATCTCACCGGTGCTCTTACTCCATTTGGATGCCACCAAAGCCCTCAATGTGGAAGGTTCACCAGTGAATCGATGGTTAGATACCTCTGGGTTGAATAATCACGCAGTGCCTTATGCTGGGAGTGTGGTCTATCCGTCGGCGCAGTCATTTCCCTCTGGACTCAAGGGGTTGGATTTTGGCGATGAGCAAAACGCCTTTGATCTATTTGCAAATGGGGGTGACAGTTGGCTGGATCAGTCGGCAGGAGCAACGGGTTTTGCACTCTTCATAGCCTACAAGCGGACTGGTAACACCAGTCCTCAGGATCTGGTGGGAAATAGTTCGGTGTCGGGAGGTTTTTGTATTAAGCTCAGTTCCAATGGAACCCCGAAAGTTATCTTGGGTAGTCAGGAACTCACTCAATTAAAGAGTCTAACGGTAGGAGATTCAGCAATTATTGCGGTAAATTACAATGCAGGAAGTGGACGATTAGAGTTGTGGGATTCACTTAGCAATAGCACTGTCGAGGGGCTTGTAGCCGCAGCAGACTTTACTGTAAATCGGGCAGTTCGTTTGGGAACCACTAGTAAGAGTGGACGTCATGCTCACGGAATTATCGGTGAGGTTAAGCTCTTTGAGGGTGCGATGAATGCGGTGGAGTTTGCTGCTGAGCAAAAGGTTATGGCCTCTAAGTGGTTATGGGATGAAATGGACTATTGGGCATCTGGATTGGGTGTAGATATTGGGGATAAGAACGGGGATTTTGATGGGGATGGGCTATCTAATCTTGTTGAATATGCTTTGGGGGGTGCGCCCATGGACAGATCGGTAAAGGCAGTTCCTGTTGGAGTCGAAATTTCGGAAGACTATATCCTTTTTTCCCATAGAAAGCTTATAGATGATGCTGGGTTCATCTATCAAATCCAGACTTCCCCCAATCTTGAACCTGGTAGTTGGACAGATATTAATCCGAGTATTGGCAATGTGAAGGTCGTTGATGGTGTCTATGAGAATGTGGAGAACCTGATCGAAAATGGACCAGGCTCCTTATTCATTCGTACTAAGATCATGGATTAA